The sequence AAAATATAGATCTGATATCCTGATCTATGTATCAGATTTCAGCCTTTAACTTCTCTATTTTCCGCAAATTTACCCGTAGACCAACTTAACCTAAACCTGTCCCACACCATGAattcataaaacaaaaaatagaagcaaatataaaatgaaaaataaaaaaaaggtgcCCCAAATTACCAGAGACGAATTAGATCTTTGGGTCTTTGCTGCTTTCACAAGGTGTGTTTTGCCCTGTGCAGTTGCAGCTTGGGCATTTTCAATATGGGAGCCAATATCATCTGCAgtaaatgcaaaaaaaaagggaagaagGTTAGGGGGAGGGAATTGTGAGAGAAAACATAAACCTCcataaagaagagaaaagtaTTACCAATCATTGCTCCTTGCTCATGAACGAGGACAGCAAGATCTTTGAAAATCTCATTCACCTCACCGATTTGCTGGTGAATTTCTTGTATTCCCTGCTCTCGTTCATCAATGATTGCCTCATTAAAAGCAATCTCATTATCCAATAATAAGACCTCCTGTCTGCAGCAAAAGTTCACACAAAGCTAAGTAGTCATTCATGCAACTGATAAGCTCAGTTCtcattcaaaaaaaaagaaggtaaGATGGTTGCAATCATAGTATTCCAATCAAACTACCGAACTGATGCAACTCCTAACCCTTCTTTCAAAAAGCACATAGCATGTCCCAGTGCATGAGGTTTCTCATTATGCAAGCCCTAGGATTAAAAATGTATGCACCATACCCTTGAACTGCAAGAGCATGTTTCTATGTTTTCAACCAAAAACAATTCTCCCATAAGAAATGTGATTGATGCTTAATCCTAAACCTGTCTGAACCCATTTACCAATCATAAAAGGAACCTCTCAGTATTCAAATTCATATTTGAGTATAAAAATCTTTACATACATGGTCTCACCAAGGTCTTGAGAAATTCTTAAACCATGAACAAAGAATTCTTTACATATTTAGGCAGTTAGACTATATACTCATATAAACAGTCGATAATACGATTAAACTATGGGCaaagaattaaatagaaaagaacGCTGTATAACGATAAGTCAGTAAGCAGAAATCACCTTCTTGATTCCACAAGAAGAGCACGCTGCTCTGGACTCTTATCAGAATTTATGTCTATCTCACTGGCTGTATAGCTGCATATAtcataaacaaacatataagTTAGCCAAACATTGACGAAGAATAAATTTTTCCAAGGAACTATAATATGTACAAATGTACAGATGTCAATGAAATTTCTGTACAGCGAAAGCGGGTGGCCAACAATCATGGTATAGATATATGACACTTCTAAACATGATTATATAGTACTAAACTACctatatttatcatattatatccCGATCCAATAACATATCTTATTTTACTCAATAGAATATGGGGCATgtcatttataatttaatcttttctatAGTTTATATGATCCCCAACtaatagtttttatattattgagtAGCCGCTGATCATATCAGAAATACATATGCCTCCCACATGAACTAGGCAGTATTATCCTATGTTTCTGCAGTTATGATGAATGATAAACCATTCCCTTTCATCAACATGTAACTGTGACTCTCAAATGTAGAATATAATTTCAAGTCCTAAATAATCACCTCGAGGGAAGGACTGCCTGGGGAACAAAAGGGGTATATGCTGTTTCTCTCTCAGCTGCAAGCCGTTGCGCCttttgaaattctttcaaaACCGCTTGAAAATCTTTTGCAAGTTTAGCATCAGCAATCTTTTTGCTTTGCTGAAATCATAAGAAGGAAGAGGAGTATCTATTACAGTAATGCTAAAAAAGTACCTCCCATGACATGAAAGTAAGCAATCCAACAAAAATTATGCATCATTTCTTAAACAGGCTACTATAAAATTAGTCAACTAAATGAATGGTAAATGACAAAGGTCAAACTTACACTAACTC comes from Ricinus communis isolate WT05 ecotype wild-type chromosome 5, ASM1957865v1, whole genome shotgun sequence and encodes:
- the LOC8289064 gene encoding syntaxin-22 isoform X2; amino-acid sequence: MSFQDLEAGRPFAGSKINGKKDATQGVVSGIFQITTSVSTFQRLVNTLGTPKDTPELREKLHKTRLHIGQLVKDTSAKLKQASETDHHAGVSQSKKIADAKLAKDFQAVLKEFQKAQRLAAERETAYTPFVPQAVLPSSYTASEIDINSDKSPEQRALLVESRRQEVLLLDNEIAFNEAIIDEREQGIQEIHQQIGEVNEIFKDLAVLVHEQGAMIDDIGSHIENAQAATAQGKTHLVKAAKTQRSNSSLS
- the LOC8289064 gene encoding syntaxin-22 isoform X1; this translates as MSFQDLEAGRPFAGSKINGKKDATQGVVSGIFQITTSVSTFQRLVNTLGTPKDTPELREKLHKTRLHIGQLVKDTSAKLKQASETDHHAGVSQSKKIADAKLAKDFQAVLKEFQKAQRLAAERETAYTPFVPQAVLPSSYTASEIDINSDKSPEQRALLVESRRQEVLLLDNEIAFNEAIIDEREQGIQEIHQQIGEVNEIFKDLAVLVHEQGAMIDDIGSHIENAQAATAQGKTHLVKAAKTQRSNSSLSCLLLVIFGIVLLIVIVVLAA